AGGCGGATTACATCGGCTCCACGCTTGTCTTCGCTGTTCTCCAGCGCTGTAGAGAGACGGTTGATCTCGTCAAAGGACAGAAACCGCTCGCGAGCATTCTCAGGACGCTTGTGAAACCCTTGGGCAGGGTTATCTGAACGCATCTTCCATTGCACAGAGAGGTTGAACATCTTGCGCAAGATCTCGCCAAGCCGGTTAGCACGGATTGGTGTCGGGCAGGGGGCAGATCGGAGCAGTAGTTTCTTAGTGGGACGGTGACGCCCAGCAGCCATCTCAAGCAAGAGCTTATTGACGTCTGCTGGAGAAATCTCGCGCACCAATCGGTTCCGCCACTGCGGCAGTACCAGCTTGGTCAACATGGAAATCTGGTCAGCTCGGTTGCGGACGGCCAACTTAGGCAAATGCTCGTCAATGTAGCGCTCAACCAAATCACTTATTCGGGGCACAACACGTTCTGCTTCCCGGTTGCCCAGCGGGTCGCACTCCATCTCAATCTCGCGGCGGATAGTTTTGGCGCGTTCTCGGGCTGCTACTACGCTCCAAGCGGGCCACATGCCAATGGTATAGCGGCGTTGGCGGCCATTAACACGGTAGGACAGATTAAACGCCCTGGAGCCGGATTTATAGATCACCAACGCAAAGCCCAGGACCTCAGTGTCAAATAGTTGATATTGGCGCACGGTTGGCTTTGCAGCGCGTGCTATCTTTTCTGTAAGGCGTTGACGACTATGCACAATACACTCCCCCTCACATGCCATCCCAGTAATGCGTAGTGTGCTAGCACTTGCAAGATTAAAGTCTTGGGGTGTTAAGCGCAGGTGCACAAGGGAGAGCCTAGAGGCAGACGCCTTTGGGCGTATAGGCGTTCATAGGTGTTTGAGGTATTAAAAGGGTATGCAAAGTAATAGTCATAGTAAGTGATAAACGTTGCTGAACAACATAATTAAACGGTTGTTTTCAGACCCCGCCGTTGAAACTCACAAAGCCTCTTCAATTACGCCATCAGTATCATCAACATTATTGGCCTTGGGTATAAGGTCGTACACATCTGGGGCCACGACCTTTTCGATTTGCAGTTCCCTCTCAATACGTATGGCTTCATGAAGCGCGACCGGATTTTGGATGATAGTGAGCTGAGCCAGGTCACGCCCGCCCGATATAAAAAATACTTGGTAAATGAAGTACCGATCCTGAAAGCTGTTTGCGGCTGCCCACTCATTGTCAGTGAACTTTATGCTCCCTGATTTCGTCTCGATGAAGCGGTTGATTAAGTCAATTTGGTCAGGGTTTTCTTTGAAGGTGGCGCGTTTCTCTTCGGTATCAAAGCTGAGAAAATCACACCCAAATGACCTATTCCCTTGGAGATGGGCCACGGTTAGGGGCCAACGACCTTCTTCAATTTCGAATGCCTTTGTCCAGTGTTCCGCATCAGCTGTGCGGTAATTGTCAGAATTTTTTGGGCTTCCGATGGGGCCGGTTGGCCTAGCAACCCGAAGCGTTCGCTTAGGCTTTTCGTTCGTGGTTGGAGATGTTGATGGAGGCATATCCCGTGGTTGCACCGCCAATTTAACATCGGGACCGGATGCTCTTGGATCGTTATCAGCCTCCACTTTCCCTTCTGGGCTTTTGTTAGCCTGATGATAAGTTGGATCTACATCGTTAGACTGGTGAGAGCTCCCAGGCGCAGGGCCAGATGCCAAAGTCTCTGCATCCACGTCGGGTGCATAAGGTGATTCAAATGCCCGGTCGGTGCCTTTGATAAGGGAGACGAGCTCCTCTTCACTAAATGACGTCAGATCGTGCTTGAGCTGACTGAGAAGTAGTTTTTCAGATGAAGCCATGAGATAGGGGAAGAATGCCGCCCCATTTTGCAATTCAAAGATTTCAGCGATGCCATCAGAAATAGCTCGAAGACTCTGGCTAATGATCTCATCTTGTGACCCTGTGTCGTCTATGGTTATCACAATCTGTTCTTTATCCAAGCTATGTTGCCACGGTTCCAGCTGTTCCTTAATCGTCTCTGCATTGATGCTGAACTCGATCTCGACCTTTCTGGCCACAGTCAGGGTGGTGGATTTGAAACGCTGATGGATTGCGGTGTATGACAATCCAATGCTTCGAAACGCTAGAATATATGGCTTTGCACGGTTGTAACGAGAAACAATTTCTTCTGAGAGAACGCTAGAGACTTTGTTGATTAAGCAAAGTCGAAGGTTGAGTTCATCCTTGCTTAACGTGGGCACTCCAAAGCGCGCCTCCACATGCTTGGCATTACGTCTAGAAGGTAGATCAATGAGCCGTAAGTGCGTCCTTGCTGACGCAGGTAGATCATTGCGATGCGCATAGTAGACGCCTTGCCGCTCACACCAACTGCGTTGTCCTGAGTTTTGAATTGGTAGAAACCCTTCAGTTATAAATTTGTCTCGCTCCTGCCCCCCAAGCTTAGGATCAAAGGAGTCTCGCTCTAGGATTTGCAAGTACAGTCGGCCAGCTACCTCAGGTTTGACATTTAGGGATGGCAGAGAAAGTAATAAATGGTAGATCTGTTGCTCGGGCAGGTCATCTAGATTCCGTACAACTCCAGCCCGTTCAAGACCACGTCGCCATATGGCTGCTTTGAGTGGGAACTCTGATTGGCTGTTGGTGTCATGGCTGTGGGGGGCTTTGAACAAGGCTGATAGAACCCCAGGCGCGATCATCATGTCTCGCGGCGCACAGTGTTTGTTTTCTTTGGATTCAAGCCAAGGCCTGGACTGTATTTCCAAGTGAATTGTGCTCGGCAATGTCTCTAGATAAGGCCGAAATTTAGCATGACCGGATTCGCGGGCTTGCAAATTAACCTTAAACGAAGGCTCCGCTGCGAGCGGATCAAGGCGATCATCATATGCTAACCAAGCGAGAATAACGTCACTTGGCGTTGTCATCAAAATTTGGTCAAGCCCAAAAACCGTTTCGTGGGTTGCCTTGCAATTGTAATCCCACCTCAGATCACTGTGCTGGACCTGCCTAATGGTATTCCCATCGGAAACAGTGAATTCTTCTGGAAGAGCTCCAATTATGTGCTCGCGCCATTTTACAGGTAAGTCCTCGGTCACTTTTCGTGGCCACTGATTGATCCCCAGCCAAACAAGGAACTGAGCGAGGTCATCGTTTGTTTCATCGAGGCCATTGTCGGAAGGGGAGCCTACAAGCACCTCCGGGTGACCAGAATATAGTGCAGAGGTAATCTCTCCAGGCGAACTATAGCTCTCAGAGAGGTGGACAGATGTGATATCATGCCAACATCCATCCTTGCATTTGACTTTGAAGACACCGGGCGGGCGATTTCTGCTTTGATCGTGCAGAGCATAAATGGTCGCAAGGAAACTTGCTTGCAATTTGTCTGGGGCATGACCTTTCTTCAGTAGCTCATTCGCTCTTTTACGCAGGGCCCCGACAACTGCATCTGCACTGTATTCAGTTACTTGAAACCCTTTCAACATTTGGATCGTGTCGCGTATATTTTTTTCTTTGCTTACAGCTAGAAGTTCGGTCCATAGCTCTGGGCAAATAAATCGAGCGTTGGCCCATGTCGGAAGTGCTAGATGCTTCATTTCCTTGGAAGGAGCGGGGAAAGGACACGATGTTGCCTTCATATTCTTACCGCTTATGTCGATAAATAAGCGAGTGTCTTGAGCGTTTTCCGGCACAAAACGAGCAAGGCCCACAATCGCCGTTGCCCTTTCTCTAGTGCTCAGTTCTGCATGCCGAAGCTCCTTCACGATATATTGTGGGTCCATTATCGATACTTTGAATTGCTCGCGGAGCAGATCTTCGACACTACTATCTTCTACCTTTGCGAGGCGGCCAAAGAGGCGAGCCGGAAGATAGTCAGCGTATCTCTTCGGACCGATCCTAGCATCTACGGGTGTCCTCCAAACGTCATCCCTACAAAGAACAAGAGGAAGCGTAGATGCGCGTTCCCAAGCTGCATCTGCAATTGGCTTAATTGGATCGGGGAAAGCTTGACCTGGGACAAGCCACAGGAGCGGCTCTTCAATTCTTCCGGCTTCGCGCAAGTCGTCAAGGACTTCTGCATGAAAACGGCCGAGTGCAGCCAGTACTTTGCGGTTTAGTTCAGATTCTGCATTTATTGTTTTTCGGCTAGAATCAAGCTCAAGCGTAGCGTGAAATAACCCGCAAAACGGAAGAGGAAGCGAAGTGGGGAAATAACAATGAAGTTTTTCGAAGCTGTTATCCTGTCCAGTACGGATAGCAATTGCAAGTTCGAAACCTCTCTCAAACTCGCCTTCACCAACTTTCCCAAACTTGTGCCTTAAAATCCAGTCTTGAGTACTGGTTTCTGAATGACTTTTGAGTACCAGGGATATGTACCCGTCTTCTTTTTCTATCTTCGTCCAGCATTTCTCATTGTGGTCTGGCAAACGGATGCGGATGGACTGGATGGCGCGAACAAATAACAAGAAACTCGGCTCGAATTCTCTTACCTGGTCGATTGCGCGATTTAGTGCGTTTCCGTCGCGAAGCGGCGCAGCGATTACTGTGTCATAACCATCTGCGCGTAACTGGCGTGCGCGTTTAAGTACAAGTGAAAGCTTGTCTTCTTCGAGCACATCTAATTCCGCCCCTCTCGCGGGAAATGCAAGCAATGGAGGTTGATTTGTGTTGCTTGAGGCGAAGTTTGCTGCAATCTCCGCATTTTTCCTGGCAAGCTCGGCAACCACTGCATGTGCGTGAGAGCGCGAAAAGCCAAGCTCGAGGTCCC
The window above is part of the Pseudovibrio sp. Tun.PSC04-5.I4 genome. Proteins encoded here:
- a CDS encoding DUF3883 domain-containing protein, coding for MACSHVANNEDKDCLKTSDAWDAFIASELQASCNAYLEKPAFLLGHSRAEKQVTADYADRELLELVQNAADAASDAGGTGKVLIEVSEGALFVANTGKLFQMSGLKSLMTAHTSDKPTKAALMIGAKGLGFRAILNWTEAPIIFSGDLELGFSRSHAHAVVAELARKNAEIAANFASSNTNQPPLLAFPARGAELDVLEEDKLSLVLKRARQLRADGYDTVIAAPLRDGNALNRAIDQVREFEPSFLLFVRAIQSIRIRLPDHNEKCWTKIEKEDGYISLVLKSHSETSTQDWILRHKFGKVGEGEFERGFELAIAIRTGQDNSFEKLHCYFPTSLPLPFCGLFHATLELDSSRKTINAESELNRKVLAALGRFHAEVLDDLREAGRIEEPLLWLVPGQAFPDPIKPIADAAWERASTLPLVLCRDDVWRTPVDARIGPKRYADYLPARLFGRLAKVEDSSVEDLLREQFKVSIMDPQYIVKELRHAELSTRERATAIVGLARFVPENAQDTRLFIDISGKNMKATSCPFPAPSKEMKHLALPTWANARFICPELWTELLAVSKEKNIRDTIQMLKGFQVTEYSADAVVGALRKRANELLKKGHAPDKLQASFLATIYALHDQSRNRPPGVFKVKCKDGCWHDITSVHLSESYSSPGEITSALYSGHPEVLVGSPSDNGLDETNDDLAQFLVWLGINQWPRKVTEDLPVKWREHIIGALPEEFTVSDGNTIRQVQHSDLRWDYNCKATHETVFGLDQILMTTPSDVILAWLAYDDRLDPLAAEPSFKVNLQARESGHAKFRPYLETLPSTIHLEIQSRPWLESKENKHCAPRDMMIAPGVLSALFKAPHSHDTNSQSEFPLKAAIWRRGLERAGVVRNLDDLPEQQIYHLLLSLPSLNVKPEVAGRLYLQILERDSFDPKLGGQERDKFITEGFLPIQNSGQRSWCERQGVYYAHRNDLPASARTHLRLIDLPSRRNAKHVEARFGVPTLSKDELNLRLCLINKVSSVLSEEIVSRYNRAKPYILAFRSIGLSYTAIHQRFKSTTLTVARKVEIEFSINAETIKEQLEPWQHSLDKEQIVITIDDTGSQDEIISQSLRAISDGIAEIFELQNGAAFFPYLMASSEKLLLSQLKHDLTSFSEEELVSLIKGTDRAFESPYAPDVDAETLASGPAPGSSHQSNDVDPTYHQANKSPEGKVEADNDPRASGPDVKLAVQPRDMPPSTSPTTNEKPKRTLRVARPTGPIGSPKNSDNYRTADAEHWTKAFEIEEGRWPLTVAHLQGNRSFGCDFLSFDTEEKRATFKENPDQIDLINRFIETKSGSIKFTDNEWAAANSFQDRYFIYQVFFISGGRDLAQLTIIQNPVALHEAIRIERELQIEKVVAPDVYDLIPKANNVDDTDGVIEEAL
- a CDS encoding site-specific integrase, producing the protein MHSRQRLTEKIARAAKPTVRQYQLFDTEVLGFALVIYKSGSRAFNLSYRVNGRQRRYTIGMWPAWSVVAARERAKTIRREIEMECDPLGNREAERVVPRISDLVERYIDEHLPKLAVRNRADQISMLTKLVLPQWRNRLVREISPADVNKLLLEMAAGRHRPTKKLLLRSAPCPTPIRANRLGEILRKMFNLSVQWKMRSDNPAQGFHKRPENARERFLSFDEINRLSTALENSEDKRGADVIRLCLLTGARLGEVRNARFEHFNLELLTWFKPATTTKQKRTHRLPISAEVADLVKRRLDLVLEDCPWLFPGDGTGKPVHEMRRYWQSILKKAEISDVRIHDLRHTFASLLVSGGASLEVIGRLLGHTQMSTTQRYAHLMESPLRDSVNAVAEYVKQKPSQQAQQVAASPPPNMPAPVSNSPAPSSVPPKWGEYGGGWYSYQAPLRLETPQ